The following proteins are encoded in a genomic region of Dasypus novemcinctus isolate mDasNov1 chromosome 21, mDasNov1.1.hap2, whole genome shotgun sequence:
- the SYNGR2 gene encoding synaptogyrin-2 isoform X1, with translation MAVPGVGRRCSRVAEFRLLPVAGGGAGGRSSRSCRAGPCACQLWAGPHRGRRAPVTPEVFALIEFSCIFAEGYTNTHETSEKHCVFNRNEDACRYGEAIGVLAFLASAFFLVVDVYFPQISNATDRKYLVVGDLLFSALWTFLWFIGFCFLANQWASTKSEDVLVGADSARAAIAFSFFSIFSWAALAFLAYQRYRAGVEDFLQNYVDPTPDPSSAYASYPGASVDNYQQPPFTQNAGSAEGYQPPPVY, from the exons ATGGCAGTGCCAGGCGTGGGGCGCCGCTGCTCCCGCGTCGCGGAGTTCCGGCTTCTCCCGGtagctgggggtggggctggtggCCGCTCCTCCAGGTCCTGCCGAGCAGGGCCCTGTGCGTGCCAGCTGTGGGCAGGCCCCCACCGAGGGAGACGGGCGCCAGTGACCCCGGAG GTCTTCGCCCTGATCGAGTTCTCCTGCATCTTCGCCGAGGGCTACACCAACACCCACGAAACCTCCGAGAAACACTGCGTGTTCAACCGCAACGAGGACGCGTGCCGCTACGGCGAGGCCATCGGCGTGCTGGCCTTCCTGGCCTCCGCCTTCTTCCTCGTGGTCGATGTCTATTTCCCCCAGATCAGCAACGCCACCGACCGCAAGTACCTGGTCGTCGGCGACCTGCTCTTCTCAG CTCTCTGGACCTTCCTGTGGTTCATCGGCTTctgcttcctcgccaaccagtgGGCGTCCACCAAGTCCGAAGACGTGCTGGTGGGGGCCGACTCCGCCCGGGCGGCCATCGCCTTCAGCTTCTTTTCCATCTTCTCCTGG GCCGCGCTGGCCTTCCTGGCCTACCAGCGCTACAGGGCGGGCGTGGAGGACTTTCTCCAGAACTACGTGGACCCCACCCCGGACCCCAGCTCGGCCTACGCCTCCTACCCGGGGGCGTCCGTGGACAACTACCAGCAGCCGCCCTTCACCCAGAACGCTGGGAGCGCCGAGGGCTATCAGCCGCCCCCCGTGTACTGA
- the SYNGR2 gene encoding synaptogyrin-2 isoform X2 yields the protein MESGAYGAAKAGGTFDLRRFLAQPQVVARAACMVFALIEFSCIFAEGYTNTHETSEKHCVFNRNEDACRYGEAIGVLAFLASAFFLVVDVYFPQISNATDRKYLVVGDLLFSALWTFLWFIGFCFLANQWASTKSEDVLVGADSARAAIAFSFFSIFSWAALAFLAYQRYRAGVEDFLQNYVDPTPDPSSAYASYPGASVDNYQQPPFTQNAGSAEGYQPPPVY from the exons ATGGAGAGCGGGGCCTACGGCGCGGCCAAGGCGGGCGGCACCTTCGACCTGCGGCGCTTCCTGGCGCAGCCCCAGGTCGTGGCGCGCGCCGCGTGCATG GTCTTCGCCCTGATCGAGTTCTCCTGCATCTTCGCCGAGGGCTACACCAACACCCACGAAACCTCCGAGAAACACTGCGTGTTCAACCGCAACGAGGACGCGTGCCGCTACGGCGAGGCCATCGGCGTGCTGGCCTTCCTGGCCTCCGCCTTCTTCCTCGTGGTCGATGTCTATTTCCCCCAGATCAGCAACGCCACCGACCGCAAGTACCTGGTCGTCGGCGACCTGCTCTTCTCAG CTCTCTGGACCTTCCTGTGGTTCATCGGCTTctgcttcctcgccaaccagtgGGCGTCCACCAAGTCCGAAGACGTGCTGGTGGGGGCCGACTCCGCCCGGGCGGCCATCGCCTTCAGCTTCTTTTCCATCTTCTCCTGG GCCGCGCTGGCCTTCCTGGCCTACCAGCGCTACAGGGCGGGCGTGGAGGACTTTCTCCAGAACTACGTGGACCCCACCCCGGACCCCAGCTCGGCCTACGCCTCCTACCCGGGGGCGTCCGTGGACAACTACCAGCAGCCGCCCTTCACCCAGAACGCTGGGAGCGCCGAGGGCTATCAGCCGCCCCCCGTGTACTGA